Proteins from a genomic interval of Paenibacillus sp. FSL R5-0623:
- a CDS encoding 4-hydroxyphenylacetate 3-hydroxylase N-terminal domain-containing protein, which yields MPVKSGTQYRERIDAQSVPCWYKGNLITGKRSEHVAFAGLMETQMYMYDLQSDPKFAATMTYASPADGKPVGISFLPPTSADDLRKRREGMNIWTNVHHGFLGRSPDYMNTAIMSFYTGADLLNELSPQYAENLKNYYAYCRDHDITLSHAFIQPYASKISGQLDATEDAIAAKVVDCTEEGLIISGAFMMATQAATSDEIFVYPSPSPAPFDDENPFAFSFAVPNDLPGISLVCRDTYAAESHTNYPLSSRYEEMDNIVIFDRVLVPHERIFFAGSEEMSSRLFSGSNFHIHAGHQVLCRYIAKTEFVLGTIQLLTDTLDLNTEAHVVEKTARVFAGLESLKALALAAEAGAIPDGRGFVLPAPKPLMAANLLFPKLYPEMIEILQLLGSSGVIMIPQEEEFQSDIAPSLNIYLKGNDMASHERNALFRLIWELGAGSFGGRQTQFERFFFGNVLTVSNRLFSVYNKDQTNRQLVRDFLFNTSK from the coding sequence ATGCCTGTTAAAAGTGGCACACAGTATCGCGAACGAATTGATGCACAGTCCGTCCCTTGCTGGTACAAAGGTAACCTTATTACTGGAAAACGCTCTGAACATGTAGCATTTGCTGGTCTAATGGAGACTCAGATGTACATGTATGATCTGCAATCTGATCCTAAATTTGCAGCAACGATGACGTATGCCTCCCCGGCAGACGGCAAACCTGTGGGCATATCCTTCCTGCCTCCAACCAGTGCCGACGACCTCCGTAAACGACGGGAAGGGATGAATATCTGGACAAACGTGCATCATGGCTTTCTTGGTCGCTCACCCGATTACATGAATACAGCCATAATGTCCTTTTACACAGGTGCCGATCTCCTGAACGAACTATCTCCCCAATATGCAGAAAATCTCAAGAATTATTATGCGTACTGCCGTGATCATGATATCACGCTATCCCATGCCTTCATCCAGCCATATGCCAGCAAAATCTCAGGGCAACTGGATGCTACTGAGGATGCTATTGCCGCAAAGGTCGTAGATTGCACCGAGGAAGGCCTCATCATTAGCGGAGCATTCATGATGGCTACACAAGCTGCCACATCGGATGAGATTTTTGTCTATCCGTCACCTTCTCCCGCCCCATTTGATGACGAAAATCCATTTGCATTCTCTTTTGCTGTCCCCAATGATCTTCCGGGAATCAGTCTGGTATGCAGGGATACCTACGCAGCCGAATCTCACACCAACTATCCCCTGAGTTCCAGATATGAAGAAATGGACAATATCGTCATCTTTGACCGGGTGCTCGTTCCGCATGAACGAATATTTTTTGCAGGAAGTGAGGAAATGTCCTCGCGTCTCTTCAGTGGTAGTAACTTTCATATTCACGCAGGTCATCAGGTATTGTGTCGTTACATTGCCAAGACAGAATTTGTTCTCGGTACAATACAGCTTCTCACGGATACGCTGGATCTGAATACGGAAGCACATGTTGTCGAGAAAACCGCGCGTGTGTTCGCAGGTCTCGAATCGTTAAAAGCATTGGCCTTGGCCGCGGAGGCAGGTGCCATCCCAGATGGGCGTGGATTTGTGTTACCTGCACCAAAACCATTGATGGCAGCCAATCTCCTCTTTCCGAAACTTTATCCTGAGATGATTGAAATTCTGCAGCTCTTGGGTTCGAGCGGGGTGATTATGATCCCTCAGGAAGAAGAGTTTCAATCCGATATCGCTCCTTCACTGAATATATATCTGAAAGGGAACGATATGGCTTCTCACGAACGCAACGCTCTGTTCCGCCTGATCTGGGAGCTTGGGGCTGGATCATTTGGGGGCAGACAGACCCAATTTGAACGATTCTTTTTTGGCAATGTCCTTACCGTATCCAATCGGTTGTTCTCCGTCTACAACAAAGATCAGACAAATCGTCAGCTCGTTCGTGATTTTCTATTCAACACCAGCAAATAA
- a CDS encoding flavodoxin gives MAKLLVAYASMTGNTEEIAELIVEGITQGGHEADLKSVTDCNASDVMDYDGFMIGVYTWGDGELPDEFLDFYEELDELDLSGKRAAVFGSGDTSYEQFCGAVDLAAAKLQERGAEVSPEMLKIEYSPLEQEKETCRDFGKRFAAAGLQVS, from the coding sequence ATGGCTAAATTGTTAGTGGCTTATGCAAGCATGACGGGAAATACAGAAGAAATTGCAGAACTGATTGTAGAAGGAATTACACAGGGAGGTCACGAGGCAGATCTGAAATCCGTAACGGATTGTAATGCATCCGATGTAATGGACTATGACGGATTCATGATCGGCGTCTACACTTGGGGAGACGGGGAGTTGCCAGATGAATTCCTTGATTTCTATGAAGAGTTGGATGAGCTTGACTTGAGCGGCAAGAGAGCAGCAGTGTTCGGTAGTGGTGACACGTCTTATGAGCAGTTCTGCGGAGCGGTTGATCTCGCCGCTGCCAAGCTGCAAGAGCGTGGGGCGGAGGTATCTCCAGAGATGTTGAAAATTGAATACAGTCCGCTTGAGCAGGAGAAGGAAACATGCCGTGACTTTGGCAAACGCTTCGCTGCTGCCGGATTACAGGTATCCTAA
- a CDS encoding YceI family protein, with the protein MNKKAKAWLITGVAAVAVIGGGGYYITNSYLGNNVEIEQVLPASTATSTTAVDSTGAVVANETAGAEQLNGDWSISEGSKVYFSVTTSQETVNFVDDKVTGNWTINVDDAAQMKAEGQIEMDGIDSGNGQRDGHVKQADFFDVATYPQATFTATSFEGVPAEWPVGQTVDIKMNGTITVKGIEKEVTFDAKAAYENNAVLLSATSMVTFEDFGMENPHSVVLSTENDIQVQLELKLSK; encoded by the coding sequence ATGAACAAGAAAGCAAAAGCATGGCTTATTACAGGTGTAGCGGCGGTTGCCGTAATCGGTGGCGGTGGTTACTATATCACAAACAGTTACTTGGGGAACAACGTGGAGATTGAGCAGGTGCTTCCTGCGAGCACAGCGACTTCCACAACAGCAGTAGATAGCACAGGAGCGGTTGTAGCGAATGAAACTGCGGGAGCAGAGCAATTGAATGGAGACTGGAGCATCAGCGAAGGTTCCAAAGTATACTTCTCCGTAACCACATCACAGGAGACCGTTAACTTTGTGGACGATAAGGTAACAGGCAATTGGACCATTAATGTAGACGATGCTGCTCAGATGAAGGCAGAAGGACAGATCGAGATGGACGGGATTGATTCCGGGAATGGACAGCGTGATGGTCACGTGAAGCAAGCCGATTTCTTCGACGTTGCTACATATCCACAAGCTACATTTACAGCGACTTCATTCGAAGGGGTACCTGCGGAATGGCCTGTCGGTCAAACGGTTGATATCAAAATGAATGGTACCATTACGGTTAAAGGTATTGAAAAAGAAGTAACTTTTGACGCAAAAGCTGCTTATGAGAATAATGCAGTATTGTTGTCGGCGACATCGATGGTAACGTTCGAAGATTTCGGAATGGAAAATCCACACTCCGTTGTGCTCTCGACAGAAAATGATATTCAGGTACAGCTTGAATTGAAACTTTCTAAATAA
- a CDS encoding ATP-binding protein produces the protein MSKINHMNRIPRAKGIDMAAFYTPKECGRKAQHIVFSAENERIIDEFITILGMKEKFREHDVSIPNKMVMFGPPGTGKTLTASHLAERLDLPLVLVRLDAIIHSHLGETGSNVRKLFEYARINPCVLFLDEFDAIGRTRESNDEVKEMARVVNTLLQCLDEFDGDGILVAATNLETQLDYAIWRRFDTKMTYGMPDDSSRKLYISKLVGSFEQETRLEDYICEHLTGCSYADIEQIVLKAKRKAIISSSVLHKQLISDAYDEYRPRVLEC, from the coding sequence ATGAGCAAAATAAATCATATGAATCGGATTCCCCGCGCGAAAGGGATCGATATGGCTGCTTTTTACACGCCAAAAGAGTGTGGGCGAAAAGCCCAGCATATTGTATTTTCCGCAGAAAATGAGCGTATCATTGATGAATTTATCACCATTCTGGGCATGAAAGAGAAGTTCAGGGAGCACGATGTATCGATCCCCAACAAAATGGTCATGTTCGGGCCACCCGGTACGGGTAAAACATTAACTGCATCACATCTGGCGGAGCGCCTTGATCTGCCATTGGTACTTGTGAGATTAGATGCAATCATTCATAGTCATCTTGGGGAGACCGGAAGTAATGTACGCAAGTTATTCGAATATGCACGTATTAATCCCTGTGTACTATTCTTGGATGAATTTGATGCCATAGGTCGAACACGTGAGAGCAATGATGAGGTGAAAGAGATGGCGCGTGTTGTCAATACGTTGTTGCAGTGTCTGGACGAATTCGATGGGGACGGCATTCTGGTGGCTGCAACGAATCTGGAAACCCAACTGGATTACGCCATATGGAGACGTTTCGATACAAAGATGACCTACGGTATGCCTGATGATTCGAGTCGCAAATTATATATCAGTAAGTTGGTGGGATCATTTGAACAGGAGACTCGGCTGGAAGATTACATATGTGAACACTTGACTGGGTGCAGTTATGCGGATATAGAGCAGATCGTTTTGAAAGCAAAGCGGAAAGCAATCATTTCCAGTAGTGTACTTCATAAACAACTGATCTCGGATGCTTACGATGAATATAGACCACGTGTATTAGAGTGTTGA
- a CDS encoding DUF1540 domain-containing protein, translating to MAKDVLCEVNSCRHWAQENKCNASSIYIVSHSNKEASQSAETDCKTFEVK from the coding sequence ATGGCAAAAGACGTATTGTGTGAAGTTAATTCCTGTCGTCACTGGGCTCAAGAGAACAAATGTAACGCTTCCTCGATCTATATCGTGAGTCACAGTAACAAAGAAGCAAGTCAGTCTGCTGAAACAGACTGTAAGACTTTTGAAGTAAAATAA
- a CDS encoding nitroreductase family protein: MSTGLSQDISSGKRRAGTCEFSPLPVPQSVIRKLLDEADPSLYVMSSEPWRFMLFAGEGRQLYLEAVRQSYPPHLADRYGDWATYQYTEAIPTHLVVVAPRNAREDDLLPAKAWSKRFNILAAEQGLNAVWKINDYQQHPVFMNLMGLTSEEKVLGVFHIGYGDQPALRDMDASRPASELMTVYDHLV, encoded by the coding sequence ATGTCTACCGGTCTAAGTCAAGATATAAGCAGCGGCAAGAGACGTGCAGGAACTTGCGAATTCAGTCCGTTGCCAGTACCCCAGTCGGTTATACGAAAGTTGCTTGATGAAGCAGATCCTTCATTATATGTGATGAGTTCAGAGCCTTGGAGGTTTATGTTGTTTGCAGGCGAAGGACGACAGCTTTATCTGGAAGCGGTCAGACAGAGCTATCCACCCCATCTGGCTGATCGCTACGGCGATTGGGCTACATATCAATACACGGAAGCAATCCCTACCCATCTGGTTGTTGTGGCGCCTAGAAATGCCCGTGAGGATGATCTTCTGCCGGCCAAAGCCTGGAGCAAACGTTTTAATATTCTGGCTGCGGAACAGGGTTTGAATGCTGTCTGGAAGATCAATGATTATCAACAACATCCTGTGTTTATGAATCTGATGGGTTTGACAAGTGAAGAGAAGGTGCTGGGGGTATTCCATATCGGTTACGGAGACCAGCCTGCATTACGGGATATGGATGCAAGCAGACCAGCCTCTGAACTGATGACGGTCTATGACCATCTGGTATAA
- a CDS encoding HAMP domain-containing sensor histidine kinase, which translates to MDRQLKPKKPKRTISILSHWTLRYFLILCIGFTIIVAGALYWIRTTSIEKSLKTAELLGLEIADQVTSENNMLRVPPDLDRLVTKREKLFNTDHYFCVMILDNNNQLIFSQPKMEQKDVHYRLSDDYLEPRNNKYAGVTVNISEGDQTLGKVWVMQSKQSITFGPETIWLVALILGGLILCGWFTIYLLSKKLSRPIRQVAYAAEQIRGGNYDVSLDLNTREREINELVNSFRDMAARLQQLEEWRTLSLAGVSHELKTPVTSIKGLVMAVRDDVVSPQEGKEFLDIALKESERMERMVADLLDYNAMAAGSVAVRKERTDLKLLVGEIIYQWKIAYEDKMPEVQLHAPPINFFTMGDALRIQQIIVNLLNNALHATAPEQKAVFDIYLSTEEQMLYIDVKDHGTGIAAEEQPKIFERFYRGELKKRRNRGLGLGLTYSRLLAQEQGGELTLVSSSPEGSMFRLSLPRWTATQEAMNTEKAYGAAVKV; encoded by the coding sequence TTGGATCGCCAACTGAAACCAAAGAAACCCAAACGAACCATATCCATTTTGTCACACTGGACACTGCGATATTTTCTCATTTTGTGTATTGGTTTCACGATTATTGTGGCAGGCGCACTTTACTGGATTCGAACAACCTCTATTGAAAAAAGCCTCAAAACCGCAGAACTGCTTGGTCTGGAGATCGCTGATCAAGTCACTAGTGAAAACAATATGCTTCGGGTTCCACCCGATCTGGACAGACTGGTAACCAAACGAGAGAAACTATTCAACACAGATCATTATTTTTGTGTCATGATCTTGGACAACAACAATCAATTGATCTTTTCCCAACCTAAAATGGAGCAAAAAGATGTGCATTATCGACTGTCAGACGACTATCTTGAACCGCGAAACAACAAATATGCAGGTGTAACGGTCAACATATCTGAGGGCGATCAAACCTTGGGTAAAGTGTGGGTCATGCAGTCCAAACAATCCATTACATTTGGTCCAGAGACGATATGGCTCGTGGCTCTAATCCTCGGAGGGCTAATCCTTTGTGGATGGTTTACAATCTATCTCCTGTCCAAAAAGTTATCCAGACCGATTCGTCAGGTCGCCTATGCGGCTGAGCAGATTCGAGGTGGTAATTATGATGTGAGTCTTGATTTGAATACACGAGAACGTGAGATCAACGAACTTGTAAATTCATTCCGCGATATGGCTGCACGTCTACAACAACTCGAAGAGTGGCGTACACTATCGCTGGCAGGAGTAAGTCATGAACTCAAGACACCGGTAACTTCCATCAAAGGGCTCGTAATGGCAGTACGTGACGATGTGGTGAGTCCACAGGAAGGAAAAGAATTTTTGGATATCGCTTTGAAGGAATCTGAACGCATGGAGCGAATGGTCGCAGATTTGCTTGACTATAATGCCATGGCTGCAGGAAGTGTTGCCGTTCGCAAGGAACGGACGGATCTGAAGCTGTTGGTCGGTGAGATCATCTATCAGTGGAAGATTGCGTACGAGGACAAAATGCCAGAGGTTCAGCTGCACGCCCCTCCAATTAACTTCTTTACCATGGGGGATGCTCTCCGCATTCAGCAGATCATTGTCAATTTGCTTAATAACGCACTTCATGCCACAGCTCCTGAACAGAAGGCTGTCTTCGATATTTATCTAAGTACAGAAGAGCAGATGCTGTACATTGATGTTAAGGACCACGGCACAGGCATCGCAGCCGAAGAACAACCCAAAATCTTCGAACGGTTCTATCGTGGAGAACTCAAAAAACGTCGTAACCGCGGTCTGGGTCTAGGATTAACATATAGCCGCCTACTCGCTCAGGAACAGGGCGGTGAACTGACACTTGTCTCCAGCAGCCCGGAAGGCAGCATGTTCAGATTAAGCCTGCCACGCTGGACTGCTACACAAGAAGCCATGAATACAGAAAAAGCATACGGAGCAGCCGTTAAAGTATAA
- a CDS encoding glycosyl hydrolase 53 family protein has product MNKRYISGCLVLLMLFCDLGLMVRPAAAEDAKVNVALNKAVTVSTEYLEWESKKEHLVDGKSDTHWTAKAGVTSEQPQWAMIDLGEDYNLSGAEITWRENTVVKYMVETSADQQVWTKVVDQNENADPKQIADLTFQQNDVRYIRLNISFYKGEGVWPEILEFKVWGEAEGTEPANIKGYDEIEVRTVTRSAPILPNEVKAQFQNEKSGMVPVTWDHIDPMQYASAGEFTVTGVVYGAPPEPQLKAKVIVEEYRADYVRGVDISTLTAIEDKGGKYVDSNGTERDLLDILKDRGVNYVRLRLWNDPQKSGGYNDKDDVIRLAERVKKKGMKILLDFHYSDEWAHPGQQLRPKAWEGLSPEELKQAVYNYTYEVVGEMKARGAMPDMVQIGNEINSGVLNGLSSDVDFKQNVALLKSGIDAVRAVEGEITNNADKVKIMIHLAEGGKADTFKWYFGELSKGELDYDIIGLSYYPFWHGTFADVQKTMNEVSVEFGKDVIIAETSYPFSYKNGDAHGNIIGSDEALHVGGADFPATVQGQYDAIAGIMDMIANVPGNHGAGFFYWEPAWIPAGVGWIASEGNAWENQAMFDYDEFPANGGHSYEGRALWSLDVYKRGLGLLPADRQQLDAALTRAESLVQTDFTPESWVTLAPAISTANDVYEQAYTPGGVTQADTDAATAALERVMQQMQVIAPQLDELRAKIAEARTYQQTDWSAATWAVLTKALEGAEQVLNDPRATQTDANTAVKRLHDAIQGLSNVDKTQLHQYIQQMQQQTKSSYTRRSWSVLEQSLQAAIQVRDNNAVVQSEVNSALSTLKQAFTNLVSLEALTTGKTATASSSAGTGGNQANSPEGAIDNNPNTSWGTDQSKDSWWQVDLGQVANLRKIEMSMWSGGIKYTIEVSNDNKNFVKVVDTTSDVVVSTAPSHVLPEGTEGRYIRVTVKTGPTWVGFMEFEAYGTFPADKSALQATVDAAEKLKQTEYTTSTWNVFSKALSEAKAFILDVESSTQDVSNADRALQDAVSKLVRQDGTPGPGQPSEPSVPSQPSNPGTAPTPGNPDVTRPAEPGNPSEKGSITVKGTATGDDKYSIRPDVFLLTQALQSMDIGNRTLKLIADVPDTAKKVTFQLAASQLAEWIRSEEVKSLDVVVGQTTVRVPLRSLPLTIAETAGTFDIVVATGSTGTLSTSQKAAIGDHAIVDVNLLMNNKPLQWTNRSVEVALSNVEQPKKNDVVMVVHSISSNGEMQPVTYSKYDDKTKTMAFKPLESGSYVITEVEVPLHDLQNHNWALQEVQNLYGKGIITGMSATRFAPQGELTRAQFLQMIIKGIGDTRKPDSSISIPTDVKDGQWYADSVRLGIEMNIIQGRADGSFGANERISREDMAVMLNRVLQVVQHDQDATNAAQGNTVFVDNAEIAGYAKEAVASMQQLGLLNGMPDGTFAPKETANRAQGAVAVARLMEQLY; this is encoded by the coding sequence GTGAATAAGAGGTACATAAGCGGTTGTCTGGTATTACTAATGCTGTTCTGTGATCTGGGGTTGATGGTTCGTCCAGCGGCTGCAGAAGATGCAAAAGTGAACGTGGCACTTAACAAGGCGGTTACGGTAAGCACAGAATATTTGGAGTGGGAGAGTAAAAAGGAGCACTTGGTTGATGGTAAAAGTGACACGCATTGGACTGCTAAGGCGGGAGTTACATCCGAACAACCACAGTGGGCAATGATTGATCTGGGTGAAGACTACAATCTGTCCGGAGCGGAAATAACGTGGAGAGAAAACACGGTTGTGAAATATATGGTAGAAACGTCTGCTGACCAGCAGGTATGGACCAAAGTTGTTGATCAAAATGAAAATGCTGATCCCAAACAGATCGCTGATCTGACGTTTCAGCAGAATGATGTGCGATACATCAGACTGAACATCTCCTTTTACAAGGGTGAGGGAGTTTGGCCGGAAATATTGGAGTTCAAAGTGTGGGGAGAAGCAGAAGGAACTGAACCAGCCAATATTAAAGGATATGATGAGATCGAAGTGAGAACGGTGACCAGAAGTGCGCCAATTCTGCCCAACGAGGTAAAGGCACAGTTTCAGAATGAAAAATCGGGAATGGTACCTGTGACTTGGGATCATATCGACCCTATGCAATACGCCTCTGCAGGCGAATTTACGGTAACAGGAGTTGTATATGGTGCGCCTCCAGAACCTCAGCTTAAAGCTAAGGTGATTGTTGAGGAATATCGTGCAGACTATGTTAGAGGTGTTGATATTTCCACGTTGACTGCCATTGAGGACAAAGGCGGAAAATACGTGGACAGCAACGGTACAGAGCGTGATTTGCTCGATATTCTCAAGGATCGCGGTGTCAATTACGTGCGTCTTCGTCTGTGGAATGATCCACAGAAATCAGGGGGATACAACGACAAGGACGATGTCATTCGTTTGGCTGAGCGGGTGAAGAAAAAAGGTATGAAAATCCTGCTGGATTTCCACTACTCGGATGAGTGGGCGCACCCGGGCCAGCAGCTTCGTCCCAAAGCTTGGGAAGGTCTTTCGCCCGAAGAGCTGAAGCAGGCCGTATACAACTATACGTATGAAGTTGTGGGAGAAATGAAAGCAAGGGGCGCCATGCCTGATATGGTGCAGATCGGAAATGAGATCAACAGTGGTGTCCTGAACGGCTTGAGCAGCGACGTGGATTTCAAGCAAAATGTTGCATTGCTGAAAAGCGGAATTGATGCTGTACGTGCAGTAGAAGGAGAGATTACTAATAACGCTGATAAGGTGAAGATTATGATCCATCTGGCTGAAGGAGGCAAGGCGGATACGTTTAAATGGTACTTTGGAGAGTTAAGTAAAGGCGAATTGGACTATGACATTATCGGACTGTCGTATTACCCGTTCTGGCATGGGACATTTGCAGATGTACAGAAAACGATGAATGAAGTGTCAGTCGAGTTTGGCAAAGATGTCATTATCGCTGAAACGTCCTATCCGTTTTCCTACAAAAACGGGGACGCTCATGGAAATATCATCGGATCGGACGAAGCGCTTCATGTTGGGGGAGCAGACTTCCCCGCAACCGTTCAAGGCCAATATGATGCCATCGCCGGCATTATGGATATGATTGCGAACGTGCCAGGAAATCATGGCGCAGGTTTTTTCTACTGGGAGCCAGCGTGGATTCCGGCGGGAGTAGGCTGGATTGCATCCGAAGGTAATGCATGGGAGAACCAAGCGATGTTTGACTACGATGAATTTCCGGCCAACGGCGGGCATTCGTATGAAGGCAGAGCGTTATGGTCCCTTGATGTGTACAAACGTGGATTGGGTCTTCTGCCCGCAGACCGCCAGCAACTTGATGCGGCACTTACACGAGCCGAATCATTGGTACAGACTGATTTTACTCCGGAAAGCTGGGTGACTCTGGCTCCGGCAATCTCGACAGCGAATGATGTATACGAACAGGCATACACGCCGGGCGGGGTGACTCAAGCAGATACAGATGCAGCGACAGCAGCATTGGAACGTGTGATGCAGCAAATGCAGGTTATCGCCCCGCAGCTTGACGAGCTCAGAGCCAAAATAGCGGAAGCGCGTACGTATCAGCAGACTGACTGGTCTGCGGCCACTTGGGCGGTATTGACCAAAGCGCTGGAAGGCGCTGAGCAGGTCTTGAATGATCCAAGAGCAACACAGACGGATGCGAATACAGCGGTTAAACGTTTGCATGATGCCATTCAAGGTCTATCCAATGTGGACAAAACACAACTGCACCAGTACATTCAACAAATGCAGCAGCAGACTAAATCTTCCTATACACGCCGGAGTTGGTCTGTATTGGAACAGTCTTTGCAGGCAGCGATCCAGGTCCGAGATAACAATGCTGTTGTCCAGTCTGAGGTGAATTCAGCACTGAGTACGTTGAAACAAGCCTTTACTAATCTGGTCTCTCTCGAGGCTTTAACAACGGGAAAAACGGCAACGGCTTCAAGCAGTGCAGGGACAGGAGGCAATCAAGCCAACTCTCCTGAAGGTGCAATTGACAACAATCCGAACACTTCATGGGGAACAGACCAAAGTAAGGATAGCTGGTGGCAAGTGGATTTGGGTCAGGTTGCTAACCTCCGCAAAATCGAAATGTCGATGTGGAGTGGCGGCATCAAATATACGATCGAAGTGTCCAATGATAACAAAAATTTTGTGAAAGTAGTGGACACCACAAGTGATGTTGTTGTATCGACCGCGCCTAGCCATGTACTTCCAGAAGGCACGGAGGGACGTTACATTCGGGTAACGGTTAAAACAGGTCCCACATGGGTAGGATTCATGGAATTTGAAGCATACGGTACGTTCCCGGCGGACAAATCTGCACTGCAAGCTACTGTGGATGCCGCTGAGAAATTAAAGCAAACCGAATACACAACTTCAACCTGGAATGTATTTAGTAAGGCGCTTTCTGAAGCGAAGGCATTCATTCTGGATGTTGAATCTTCAACGCAAGATGTGAGCAATGCGGATCGTGCGTTACAAGATGCTGTGAGTAAGCTTGTACGTCAAGATGGTACACCTGGCCCTGGCCAGCCATCAGAACCAAGTGTACCATCACAACCTTCCAACCCGGGCACAGCTCCAACGCCAGGGAATCCCGATGTAACCCGACCGGCTGAACCTGGTAATCCATCAGAGAAGGGTTCAATAACGGTAAAAGGAACAGCAACCGGGGATGACAAGTATTCGATTCGTCCAGATGTATTCCTATTAACTCAGGCACTGCAATCCATGGATATAGGAAATCGTACGTTAAAGCTGATTGCAGATGTGCCTGACACAGCCAAGAAAGTCACATTCCAATTGGCTGCAAGTCAACTGGCGGAATGGATTCGTTCCGAGGAAGTGAAATCCCTGGATGTAGTTGTAGGACAGACTACCGTTCGTGTTCCTCTGAGATCACTCCCGCTGACCATTGCGGAGACTGCGGGGACGTTCGACATCGTAGTGGCAACAGGATCGACAGGTACACTGTCCACATCTCAAAAAGCAGCGATTGGTGATCATGCAATTGTTGATGTGAATTTGTTAATGAACAATAAGCCATTGCAATGGACAAACAGATCGGTTGAAGTTGCCCTATCCAATGTAGAGCAGCCTAAGAAGAATGATGTAGTTATGGTTGTACATTCCATATCTTCAAATGGGGAAATGCAACCTGTTACGTATTCCAAGTACGATGACAAGACGAAGACGATGGCGTTTAAACCGCTGGAATCCGGCAGTTATGTCATTACGGAAGTTGAAGTACCATTACATGATCTGCAAAATCACAATTGGGCTCTCCAAGAAGTGCAGAACCTATACGGTAAGGGAATTATTACGGGGATGAGTGCAACTCGTTTTGCCCCACAAGGTGAACTGACCAGAGCACAATTTTTGCAAATGATTATTAAAGGTATTGGTGATACACGTAAGCCGGATTCATCTATTTCGATCCCAACAGATGTGAAGGATGGGCAGTGGTATGCCGATTCAGTACGACTTGGAATTGAAATGAACATTATTCAAGGCCGAGCAGATGGAAGCTTTGGAGCCAATGAACGTATTTCACGAGAAGATATGGCCGTTATGCTGAATCGAGTGCTGCAGGTTGTGCAACATGATCAGGATGCGACCAATGCTGCACAAGGAAATACGGTGTTTGTAGACAACGCTGAGATCGCTGGTTATGCGAAAGAAGCTGTAGCCTCGATGCAACAACTTGGACTGTTAAACGGCATGCCTGATGGCACGTTTGCTCCGAAAGAAACGGCGAACCGTGCACAAGGGGCTGTTGCAGTCGCCAGACTGATGGAACAACTGTATTAG
- a CDS encoding response regulator transcription factor, translating to MKSILIVEDEQAIARVLAAYLRKAEFEVHHAADGPTALTLFDTVTPSLVLLDVMLPGMDGWDLLRIIREKSACPVIMLTALDDISDRLNGLNAGADDYMSKPFVPEEVVARVNAVLRRNPHWTSGGKEKRSFGNLVIDLAAKQVLLNGAEVALTPRDLSLLLFLSDYPNRTFTRDHLIEQVWGMDYDGSDRAVDLSIKRLRQALSHWLPETGEIRTLRGMGYQFWIAN from the coding sequence TTGAAATCCATACTTATCGTCGAGGATGAGCAAGCTATTGCACGAGTATTGGCTGCTTATCTGAGAAAAGCAGAATTTGAAGTTCATCATGCAGCAGATGGACCGACTGCACTTACCCTTTTTGATACCGTAACGCCTTCCCTTGTATTACTTGATGTGATGTTGCCAGGAATGGACGGATGGGATCTGCTGCGGATTATTCGTGAAAAAAGTGCTTGTCCCGTGATCATGCTAACTGCACTGGATGACATTTCAGACCGTCTCAACGGACTAAATGCCGGTGCTGACGATTATATGAGCAAACCTTTTGTACCGGAAGAAGTGGTCGCCAGAGTTAATGCGGTGTTGCGCCGTAATCCACATTGGACCTCAGGTGGCAAAGAGAAGCGTTCCTTTGGAAATCTCGTCATTGATCTTGCGGCCAAGCAGGTGCTGCTGAACGGTGCAGAGGTTGCACTCACACCTCGTGACCTGTCGTTACTGCTATTCCTGTCCGATTATCCGAATCGGACGTTTACCAGGGATCATCTTATTGAGCAGGTATGGGGGATGGATTATGACGGGAGTGATCGTGCTGTGGATTTATCAATTAAACGACTGCGCCAGGCCCTCTCCCACTGGTTGCCCGAAACAGGAGAAATTCGGACGTTACGAGGAATGGGGTATCAATTTTGGATCGCCAACTGA